A stretch of Aspergillus nidulans FGSC A4 chromosome VI DNA encodes these proteins:
- a CDS encoding uncharacterized protein (transcript_id=CADANIAT00010268) has product MAFDDFAASSNCSESTWHFADAIQRWRAAVT; this is encoded by the exons ATGGCGTTTGACGACT TTGCAGCAAGCTCTAAC TGTTCTGAATCAACATGGCATTTTGCAGATGCAATACAACGATGGCGTGCAGCTGTCACCTGA
- a CDS encoding uncharacterized protein (transcript_id=CADANIAT00010269), producing MASPGSVPAITFDRVSETPTAENDIPSQSPDGTRERSHSNLTAIGSDFTGRDRAMSGSTMATSSAGLEVPKGKEKLSSSTAPSVFSSDEQEGALRPDPGTETDFHVDNNPFAYSPGQLNKLLNPKSLPAFVALGGLPGLANGLRTDLSAGLSTEAAGGEKHTQSRNELFADRIRVFKENVLPEKKATPLWKLMWLAYNDKVLILLTAAAAISLALGLYETLGVDPEPGSGMPLDWVEGCAICVAIVIVVMVGSLNDYQKERAFVKLNKKKEDREVTVIRSGKAVRLSVHEVLVGDILHLEPGDLVPVDGIFIDGHNVKCDESSATGESDQLKKTGGEQVMRLLEQGHTKQQDMDPFIISGSKVLEGVGTCLVTSVGVNSSYGKILMAMRQDMEPTPLQKKLDRLASAIAKLGASSAIFLFLILLFRFLGGLSGNDRSGTEKASQVTDILIVAITVIVVAVPEGLPLAVTLALAFATTRMVKLNNLVRVLKSCETMGNATTVCSDKTGTLTTNKMTVVTGTFGDEDFDDKNQTGKTRRSAAFASSLSPQQKCMIIESVAINSTAFEGEENGVPGFVGSKTETALLGFARNVLGMGPLAEVRANATVVQLMPFDSGRKCMGAVIRLSDNKYRFLVKGASEILLRYSSFVWRPSGPVDLVSSERERLEQVILDYAKQSLRTIALVSREFSEWPPRHAVDPDDPSQADLGLLLQDMSFIGVVGIQDPIRPGVPEAVAKCHHAGVAVRMVTGDNMVTAKAIATDCGIYTGGIVMEGPHFRTLSDAEFDEVLPQLQVLARSSPEDKRILVTKLRALGEIVAVTGDGTNDGPALKAANIGFSMGIAGTEVAKEASAIVLMDDNFSSILTALMWGRAVNDAVRKFLQFQITVNITAVLLTFISSVADSEMRSVLTAVQLLWINLIMDSLAALALATDPPTEEILNRKPIKGGAPLISITMWKMIIGQSIFQLIVTLTLHFGPRQNFLDYSDDVRRSIVFNTFVWMQIFNEFNNRRLDNRFNIFTGLHRNWFFIGINCIMVGCQIVIAFYGGAAFSIVQIHDEQWAICILVAAISLPWAVVVRLFPDAWFHAIANFVGKPVVMVYRPASRGARRLGAKIRVLRRKDGNDDDDASESEEELEPERANTAQSPAIEKSGENNV from the exons ATGGCGTCGCCAGGGTCTGTTCCGGCGATAACTTTCGATCGCGTTTCT GAAACACCCACAGCTGAAAATGATATACCGAGTCAGAGTCCCGATGGTACGCGCGAGCGCTCTCACAGCAATTTGACCGCGATCGGTAGCGACTTCACTGGACGGGATAGAGCGATGAGCGGAAGCACCATGGCCACCAGCAGTGCCGGCCTCGAAGTCccaaaaggaaaagagaaacTATCTTCAAGTACAGCGCCAAGCGTGTTTTCATCGGACGAGCAAGAAGGCGCTTTGCGCCCTGATCCAGGAACCGAGACGGACTTTCACGTCGACAACAACCCGTTTGCATACTCACCAGGACAGCTCAACAAACTACTCAACCCAAAGTCGCTTCCTGCATTTGTTGCTTTGGGTGGATTGCCGGGTCTGGCAAATGGGCTTCGAACCGACTTGAGCGCCGGGCTCAGCACTGAGGCAGCTGGCGGCGAAAAACATACACAATCCAGGAATGAGCTATTTGCAGACCGGATCCGTGTGTTCAAGGAGAATGTTTTACCAGAGAAAAAAGCGACACCGCTGTGGAAGTTGATGTGGCTGGCATACAATGACAAGGTGCTAATTTTGCTTACGGCTGCCGCGGCGATATCTCTGGCGTTGGGACTATACGAAACGTTGGGGGTGGATCCTGAGCCTGGTTCCGGAATGCCGTTGGACTGGGTGGAAGGATGTGCCATTTGTGTTGCTATAGTGATTGTGGTCATGGTCGGCTCGCTCAACGATTaccagaaggagagggcGTTCGTCAAGCTcaacaaaaagaaagaggatcGCGAAGTCACGGTTATACGATCAGGAAAGGCAGTCAGATTATCCGTACACGAGGTGTTGGTCGGCGATATTTTACATTTGGAACCTGGAGACTTGGTTCCTGTGGATGGAATATTCATCGACGGGCACAACGTTAAGTGCGACGAGTCTTCAGCTACTGGCGAGTCAgaccagctcaagaagaCAGGTGGGGAGCAAGTGATGCGATTACTGGAGCAAGGACATACCAAACAACAGGATATGGACCCGTTTATTATCTCCGGTAGCAAAGTCCTCGAAGGTGTCGGGACTTGTCTCGTCACATCTGTCGGGGTGAATTCGAGCTATGGCAAAATCCTTATGGCAATGCGTCAAGATATGGAGCCGACCCCGTTGCAGAAAAAGCTGGATCGGCTTGCGAGCGCGATTGCAAAGCTAGGAGCAAGCTCTGccatctttcttttcctgatccttctcttccgcttTCTTGGAGGATTGTCCGGCAACGATCGTAGCGGTACGGAAAAGGCATCCCAGGTTACTGATATTCTCATCGTTGCCATTACGGTAATTGTCGTTGCTGTCCCTGAAGGCCTGCCATTGGCAGTCACTCTTGCGCTAGCATTCGCcacgacgaggatggtgaaACTCAACAACCTTGTTCGCGTGCTAAAATCCTGTGAGACAATGGGCAACGCAACGACAGTGTGTTCTGACAAAACTGGTACCTTGACAACAAACAAAATGACAGTGGTGACCGGCACATTCGGAGACGAGGACTTCGACGACAAGAACCAGACCGGAAAAACACGCCGGTCAGCTGCATTTGCCAGTTCGCTTAGCCCACAACAGAAATGCATGATCATCGAGTCAGTCGCGATCAACTCTACTGCAtttgagggcgaggagaacGGGGTTCCAGGATTTGTTGGCTCAAAGACTGAGACAGCTTTGCTAGGGTTTGCCCGCAATGTCCTAGGTATGGGCCCACTAGCTGAAGTACGAGCCAACGCGACAGTCGTGCAGTTAATGCCTTTTGACTCTGGAAGGAAATGCATGGGCGCTGTTATCAGGTTGTCAGATAACAAGTACAGGTTCCTCGTCAAAGGTGCCTCGGAAATTCTCCTGAGATACAGCTCGTTTGTTTGGAGGCCGAGCGGTCCGGTTGACTTGGTGTCGAGTGAGCGGGAACGCCTCGAACAAGTGATCCTTGACTACGCGAAGCAGTCACTTCGCACTATTGCTCTGGTCTCCCGGGAGTTTTCAGAATGGCCACCGAGACATGCGGTTGACCCTGATGATCCATCTCAGGCTGATCTCGGTCTGCTTTTGCAGGACATGTCCTTCATTGGCGTTGTTGGTATCCAGGATCCCATCCGGCCTGGAGTTCCGGAAGCTGTCGCCAAGTGTCATCATGCTGGTGTCGCTGTTAGGATGGTGACAGGTGATAATATGGTTACCGCAAAAGCCATTGCAACTGACTGTGGCATCTACACTGGAGGAATTGTCATGGAGGGTCCGCACTTTCGTACGCTGTCTGATGCCGAGTTCGATGAGGTCCTCCCGCAGTTGCAGGTATTGGCCCGTTCCTCCCCAGAGGACAAGAGAATCCTTGTCACCAAATTAAGGGCTTTAGGTGAAATCGTTGCAGTGACAGGAGATGGAACGAACGACGGTCCTGCGCTCAAAGCTGCCAACATCGGATTTTCCATGGGTATCGCAGGGACGGAGGTGGCTAAGGAGGCTTCAGCTATTGTGCTTATGGACGACAACTTCTCCAGTATTCTCACGGCTTTGATGTGGGGACGTGCCGTAAATGATGCCGTGCGCAAGTTTCTCCAGTTTCAAATCACTGTCAACATTACGGCCGTGCTTTTAaccttcatctcctctgTGGCGGACAGTGAGATGCGGTCGGTTCTGACCGCGGTGCAACTCCTTTGGATCAACCTTATTAT GGACTCTCTCGCCGCTCTTGCGTTGGCGACGGATCCGCCCACAGAGGAGATTCTCAATCGTAAGCCCATCAAAGGTGGCGCCCCGCTAATTTCAATCACAATGTGGAAGATGATCATTGGGCAAtccatcttccagctcattgTAACACTTACTCTGCACTTTGGGCCTCGCCAAAACTTCCTCGACTATTCCGATGACGTCCGCCGCTCAATCGTCTTCAACACCTTTGTGTGGATGCAGATCTTCAACGAGTTTAACAACCGTCGCCTTGACAACAGGTTCAATATTTTTACCGGCCTGCACCGGAACTGGTTTTTTATCGGGATCAACTGTATCATGGTTGGTTGTCAGATAGTGATTGCCTTTTATGGTGGTGCGGCATTCAGCATTGTTCAAATCCATGATGAACAATGGGCTATCTGCATTCTTGTGGCTGCCATTTCGCTGCCGTGGGCTGTCGTTGTTAGGCTCTTCCCGGATGCTTGGTTCCATGCTATTGCAAATTTTGTTGGGAAGCCGGTTGTGATGGTTTATCGGCCGGCGAGTAGAGGGGCAAGGAGACTGGGAGCGAAGATCAGGGTTTTGCGGCGGAAGGATGGcaacgacgatgacgatgccAGTGAatcagaagaagagcttgagcCTGAGCGTGCTAATACTGCACAGAGCCCTGCGATTGAGAAATCTGGTGAAAATAATGTTTAA